A part of Sugiyamaella lignohabitans strain CBS 10342 chromosome D, complete sequence genomic DNA contains:
- the PXA1 gene encoding ATP-binding cassette long-chain fatty acid transporter PXA1 (Subunit of a heterodimeric peroxisomal ABC transport complex; required for import of long-chain fatty acids into peroxisomes; similarity to human adrenoleukodystrophy transporter ABCD1 and ABCD2 and ALD-related proteins; mutations in ABCD1 cause X-linked adrenoleukodystrophy (X-ALD), a peroxisomal disorder; complex also includes Pxa2p; GO_component: GO:0016021 - integral component of membrane [Evidence IEA,IEA]; GO_component: GO:0016021 - integral component of membrane [Evidence ISM] [PMID 12192589]; GO_component: GO:0005779 - integral component of peroxisomal membrane [Evidence IDA] [PMID 8670886]; GO_component: GO:0016020 - membrane [Evidence IEA,IEA]; GO_component: GO:0005778 - peroxisomal membrane [Evidence IEA]; GO_component: GO:0005777 - peroxisome [Evidence IEA]; GO_function: GO:0005524 - ATP binding [Evidence IEA,IEA]; GO_function: GO:0016887 - ATPase activity [Evidence IEA]; GO_function: GO:0042626 - ATPase activity, coupled to transmembrane movement of substances [Evidence IEA]; GO_function: GO:0042626 - ATPase activity, coupled to transmembrane movement of substances [Evidence IMP,ISS] [PMID 8670886]; GO_function: GO:0017111 - nucleoside-triphosphatase activity [Evidence IEA]; GO_function: GO:0000166 - nucleotide binding [Evidence IEA,IEA]; GO_process: GO:0006200 - ATP catabolic process [Evidence IEA]; GO_process: GO:0015908 - fatty acid transport [Evidence IMP] [PMID 8670886]; GO_process: GO:0055085 - transmembrane transport [Evidence IEA]; GO_process: GO:0006810 - transport [Evidence IEA,IEA]), translating to MAASSTLRSDRTKRMLMMYAQLALSLAQNPRLALQLIRSQYRYSSGRIKAVILLLALLTAGSVTFGITELQKRRKRDAKERRELHRQSSSVLLSDGWSREIFVPTANKPLTSKSKSSTVESGEVSGDATARVVIKPTKKVTFEAHRRLFLQSGSGGKSGNGSVAEKKAGVNRQFLKEFSAIWSIIVPRLQSKTSALLFIHALFLASRTYLSLLVAKLDGQIVRDLIAANGKDFLRGLGYWFLLAIPASYTNAMIRFLQAKISIAFRTKLIRYIHDIYLSKELGYYKVTNIDGGIEGADQYITADVTRFCDSAASLYSNLGKPFADFIIFSYQLQRNLGPLALIGIFSNYALTAWLLKSVAPPFGRLAAAEARLEGDYRNAHTKLITNAEEIAFYDGTGFERAILDKTYKRVIVHISKILKIKVSYNMFEDFILKYSWSALGYMFASLPVFLPTWSGNDGISELATTTPSISLAKRDFRERDRMKQFITNKRLMLSLADAGGRMMYSIKDLAELAGYTSRVFQLLSTLHRVHANSYGHELAPNEVAEPFTLADVHGTVQQGFEGVRFEHTPIVIPGLARTGQPGEVLIKDLNIRINPGDHILISGANGVGKSSIARVLAGLWPVYRGLVSKPLPKDITFLPQRPYLSHGTLRDQIIYPDSHADMLEAGGTDAKLMEILKLVRLEYIPGREGGWETRKQWKDVFSGGEKQRVMFARILYKNPKFAVIDEGTSAVSADVEGLLYEICKKQSITLVTISHRPSLLKYHTAQLRVGLGANGDEWSLERSGTAEARLTVDKEIEDLKAKLSQVDAWKARRQQIVDELSGKTAA from the coding sequence ATGGCAGCCAGCTCGACTCTCCGGTCAGACCGTACAAAGCGCATGCTGATGATGTATGCTCAGTTGGCTTTGAGTTTGGCTCAGAATCCAAGACTTGCTCTACAGCTGATTCGATCTCAATACCGATACTCGTCAGGTCGAATCAAGGCTGTGatcttgctgctggcttTGCTGACAGCTGGGTCTGTCACGTTCGGAATCACCGAACTCCAGAAGAGACGTAAACGAGACGCTAAAGAACGAAGAGAATTACATCGTCAGTCATCATCGGTTTTATTAAGTGACGGATGGTCACGAGAAATCTTTGTACCTACAGCAAACAAACCATTAACTTCGAAATCAAAGTCTTCAACTGTGGAGAGCGGAGAGGTCAGTGGAGATGCTACTGCTAGAGTGGTGATTAAACCGACCAAGAAAGTCACCTTCGAGGCTCATAGAAGACTGTTTTTACAGTCTGGTTCAGGAGGAAAATCCGGTAATGGGTCGGTGGCTGAGAAGAAAGCCGGGGTCAACCGACAATTTCTGAAGGAGTTCTCGGCTATTTGGTCTATCATTGTTCCTAGACTACAGTCTAAGACATCGgctttattatttattcatgCCCTATTTCTTGCTTCCAGAACATATCTGTCACTTCTGGTAGCTAAGCTGGATGGTCAAATTGTTCGTGATTTGATTGCTGCTAATGGTAAGGATTTCCTTCGTGGACTGGGATACTGGTTTCTGCTAGCTATCCCTGCCTCGTACACCAATGCTATGATCAGGTTTTTACAGGCAAAAATCTCTATTGCTTTTAGAACTAAGCTGATTCGTTACATTCACGATATTTATCTTTCCAAGGAACTGGGATACTATAAGGTGACCAATATAGACGGTGGAATTGAAGGTGCCGACCAGTATATTACAGCTGACGTGACACGGTTCTGTGACTCGGCAGCATCGCTTTACTCGAACTTGGGTAAACCATTTGCAGATTTCATTATATTCAGCTACCAACTACAAAGAAATCTGGGCCCTCTAGCACTCATTGGTATATTTTCCAATTATGCACTTACAGCCTGGCTTCTTAAAAGCGTTGCTCCTCCATTTGGAAgactagcagcagcagaagcaagaCTTGAAGGTGACTATCGAAATGCACACACCAAACTCATTACTAATGCCGAAGAAATCGCCTTTTACGATGGTACTGGCTTTGAAAGAGCCATTCTCGACAAGACATACAAACGAGTCATCGTTCACATTTCCAAGATCCTGAAGATTAAAGTGTCTTACAATATGTTTGAGGACTTTATTCTCAAGTATTCCTGGTCAGCTTTAGGATATATGTTTGCATCACTGCCAGTTTTCCTACCTACTTGGAGTGGTAATGACGGCATCAGCGAGCTTGCCACGACCACTCCATCGATCTCACTAGCCAAACGGGATTTCCGTGAACGTGATCGTATGAAGCAATTCATAACCAATAAGCGTTTGATGTTGTCACTTGCTGATGCAGGTGGTCGTATGATGTATTCTATCAAGGATCTGGCTGAATTAGCTGGATACACATCGCGAGTATTCCAACTGCTGTCGACATTACATAGAGTTCATGCCAACTCATATGGCCACGAACTAGCTCCGAACGAGGTGGCTGAACCTTTTACCTTGGCCGATGTACATGGAACAGTGCAACAGGGGTTCGAGGGGGTTCGATTTGAACACACTCCTATCGTTATTCCAGGACTGGCTCGTACCGGTCAACCAGGAGAAGTGCTTATCAAAGATCTCAACATCCGTATCAATCCTGGCGACCATATTCTCATCTCTGGTGCCAACGGCGTCGGAAAGTCGTCTATAGCGCGAGTTCTAGCTGGATTATGGCCTGTATATCGGGGTCTCGTTTCGAAACCACTGCCAAAGGACATCACGTTCCTGCCTCAGAGACCATATCTGAGTCATGGTACACTTCGTGACCAAATCATCTATCCCGATTCACATGCTGACATGCTTGAAGCAGGTGGAACCGATGCCAAATTGATGGAGATCCTGAAACTTGTTCGTCTGGAATACATTCCCGGTCGAGAGGGCGGATGGGAGACCCGCAAGCAATGGAAAGACGTCTTCTCTGGTGGTGAGAAGCAGCGAGTGATGTTTGCCCGAATCCTGTACAAAAACCCCAAATTCGCCGTCATCGACGAAGGCACCAGTGCAGTAAGTGCTGATGTCGAAGGTCTCCTCTACGAGATTTGCAAAAAGCAGAGCATCACTCTCGTGACCATCAGCCACCGACCCTCGCTACTTAAGTACCACACGGCCCAGCTCCGAGTCGGACTCGGTGCCAACGGAGATGAATGGTCTCTAGAACGATCGGGAACCGCTGAAGCACGACTCACGGTCGACAAAGAAATCGAGGACCTGAAAGCCAAACTCTCGCAGGTCGACGCCTGGAAAGCGCGTCGCCAGCAAATCGTAGACGAACTCAGCGGCAAAACCGCTGCCTGA
- the SSZ1 gene encoding Ssz1p (Hsp70 protein that interacts with Zuo1p (a DnaJ homolog); interacts with Zuo1p to form a ribosome-associated complex that binds the ribosome via the Zuo1p subunit; also involved in pleiotropic drug resistance via sequential activation of PDR1 and PDR5; binds ATP; GO_component: GO:0005737 - cytoplasm [Evidence IEA,IEA]; GO_component: GO:0005737 - cytoplasm [Evidence IDA] [PMID 10792726]; GO_component: GO:0005844 - polysome [Evidence IDA] [PMID 16413483]; GO_function: GO:0005524 - ATP binding [Evidence IEA]; GO_function: GO:0000166 - nucleotide binding [Evidence IEA]; GO_function: GO:0051082 - unfolded protein binding [Evidence IGI,IPI] [PMID 11054575]; GO_function: GO:0051082 - unfolded protein binding [Evidence ISS] [PMID 9488429]; GO_process: GO:0002181 - cytoplasmic translation [Evidence IGI,IPI] [PMID 11054575]; GO_process: GO:0002181 - cytoplasmic translation [Evidence IGI,IMP] [PMID 11929994]; GO_process: GO:0006364 - rRNA processing [Evidence IMP] [PMID 20368619]; GO_process: GO:0006450 - regulation of translational fidelity [Evidence IMP] [PMID 15456889]; GO_process: GO:0006452 - translational frameshifting [Evidence IMP] [PMID 16607023]) translates to MSGPTVIGLAFGNTTSSIAIEKDGKVELIANQDGDRAIASVISYVGSDEYHGAQAKAQLIRNAKNTVAYFRDFLGVSFDNVDPTNSHASAHPVELNGQASFSLKTEDDDEETGEVKPAKLLSVHEIAVRHLDRLRESAADYIGKAIDGAVIAVPTDYSEERRQAIVAAAKDANLKILQVINEPTAALLAHVSANGDSTDKKYAVIDIGGTRSDGAIIASRGGIFTILTTLHNYELGGKNLDEALVDFFAKDFEKQHKVDPKTEARAVAKLLAESESTKKTLSNTSSANFAVESVAQGYDYSLSINRLRFEVAARSVFTKITQFVEELIKKANLDVLDIDEVLLVGGTSAVPKVATSIASLFDESVTKISAPAFDTKAIQPDELISRGAAIQASLVAGYDDEEINESLQAVVTVAPHTTKSIGVKVGDNEYVEVIASETALPIRKTVTLSTPADATAVLVGVYEGASEIVVTKVEKEEKKDDAEDDESDWSEDEEDEEIRTKVLKPAAKIAELGLQNIPAGSKVEVVLNITRELKLQIAARAGSVAVRGETAVAHVA, encoded by the coding sequence atgtctGGACCTACTGTTATTGGACTTGCTTTCGGTAACACCACCTCGTCTATTGCTATTGAGAAAGATGGTAAGGTTGAGCTGATTGCCAACCAAGATGGTGACCGTGCTATTGCTTCGGTTATTTCATATGTCGGATCTGACGAATACCACGGAGCTCAGGCCAAGGCACAACTGATTAGAAATGCCAAGAACACAGTTGCTTACTTTAGAGACTTTCTGGGAGTTTCTTTTGACAATGTCGACCCTACCAACTCACATGCTTCTGCTCACCCAGTGGAATTAAACGGCCAAGCTAGCTTCTCGCTGAAGACCGaggacgatgatgaagagactGGTGAAGTCAAGCCTGCTAAATTATTGTCTGTTCACGAAATTGCTGTTAGACATTTGGACCGTCTTAGAgaatctgctgctgattatATTGGAAAAGCCATTGATGGTGCTGTTATTGCTGTCCCTACTGACTACAGTGAGGAGCGTCGTCAAGccattgttgctgctgccaaggaCGCCAACTTGAAGATTCTTCAAGTCATTAATGAGCCCACTGCTGCTTTATTAGCCCATGTTTCTGCCAACGGAGACTCTACCGACAAGAAATACGctgttattgatattggtgGAACCCGTTCCGACGGTGCTATTATCGCCTCGAGAGGTGGTATCTTCACCATTCTCACTACTCTTCACAACTACGAGTTAGGTGGTAAGAACCTTGACGAGGCTCTTGTCGACTTTTTCGCCAAAGATTTCGAGAAGCAACACAAGGTCGATCCCAAGACTGAAGCCCGTGCTGTTGCCAAGCTGCTTGCTGAGAGTGAAAGTACTAAGAAGACCCTCAGTAATACTTCATCAGCCAATTTCGCTGTTGAGTCTGTTGCTCAAGGTTATGATTACAGTCTTTCTATCAACCGTCTTAGATTCGAGGTCGCTGCTCGATCTGTTTTCACCAAGATCACTCAATTTGTTGAGGAGCTCATCAAGAAGGCCAATTTGGACGTTCTTGACATCGACGAGGTCCTTCTTGTTGGTGGTACTTCTGCCGTTCCCAAGGTCGCTACTTCGATTGCTTCTCTTTTCGATGAGTCTGTTACCAAGATctctgctcctgctttcGACACTAAAGCCATTCAGCCTGACGAGCTTATTTCGCGAGGTGCTGCCATCCAAGCTTCTCTTGTTGCCGGTTACGACGATGAGGAAATCAACGAGTCTTTACAAGCTGTTGTCACTGTCGCCCCACACACCACCAAATCCATTGGTGTCAAGGTCGGTGATAACGAGTATGTCGAGGTTATTGCCTCTGAAACCGCTCTCCCCATCAGAAAGACCGTTACTCTGTCGACCCCTGCTGACGCCACTGCTGTCCTTGTCGGTGTTTATGAGGGAGCTTCCGAGATTGTCGTGACCAAGGtcgagaaagaagagaagaaagacgacgccgaagatgacgagtcCGACTGGAGTGAAGACGAGGAGGACGAGGAGATCCGCACAAAGGTACTAAAACCCGCCGCCAAAATCGCCGAGCTCGGACTCCAAAACATCCCTGCCGGCAGCAAGGTCGAGGTCGTCCTCAACATCACCCGTGAGCTCAAGCTCCAAATCGCTGCCCGTGCCGGCTCTGTTGCTGTCCGTGGCGAGACTGCTGTCGCTCACGTGGCTTAA
- the KCH1 gene encoding Kch1p (Potassium transporter that mediates K+ influx; activates high-affinity Ca2+ influx system (HACS) during mating pheromone response; expression up-regulated in response to alpha factor; localized to sites of polarized growth; member of a fungal-specific gene family; potential Cdc28p substrate; KCH1 has a paralog, PRM6, that arose from the whole genome duplication; GO_component: GO:0000324 - fungal-type vacuole [Evidence IDA] [PMID 14562095]; GO_component: GO:0016021 - integral component of membrane [Evidence IEA]; GO_component: GO:0016021 - integral component of membrane [Evidence ISM] [PMID 12192589]; GO_component: GO:0005887 - integral component of plasma membrane [Evidence IDA] [PMID 23204190]; GO_component: GO:0005937 - mating projection [Evidence IDA] [PMID 23204190]; GO_component: GO:0016020 - membrane [Evidence IEA]; GO_component: GO:0005774 - vacuolar membrane [Evidence IEA]; GO_component: GO:0005773 - vacuole [Evidence IEA]; GO_function: GO:0015079 - potassium ion transmembrane transporter activity [Evidence IDA] [PMID 23204190]; GO_process: GO:0071805 - potassium ion transmembrane transport [Evidence IDA] [PMID 23204190]), whose amino-acid sequence MYVGILLAIAAFASDIYTGIVLLAFDRWSSTIEPYVPFRISRWLFGGCIILSVLLFIYDFIVAYTTIRTKNISLNYTDPIARNVYSIRGYRYFCLFAKLTKSRSLTEYVALFVYFSFKGWIRLIFADSPRQVLNALTLYSVLQIQGNFVSTIKKLAQNSTVEAVVIGFMAFSLLVWVVNIIQFGLALICAVPIYIHIGDQASGLEEYCCVKVNKRIARLVEKYHRKGMKELAEANKKLEKQPSLPRVDTSTLDSHSRYNEKASYSFDQLSSLQPSSSLKQDTFGPGPRTRPGEQPYRNRAGVYRNQSAPRSQTQPQLQPRANKNDTLYREYPVNTPDLGASTTSVDSISGGITGGGGYGYDSTENDNAPLLDQNARTKTPAPVLPRNNTSQTNIYNRRPSVPPKGANLSTPRENFVPNQSNRNANPYQTQQPNTNSNPFPTNQFNPNVNQYQNNGQKPYRNMATNTRVQQPYQPSNVAPTGMSNYSQAPSFGTQPNFPNTVQTSDQSQTGLQDYDGRPPRPDPYRLVPFPDPNAERQRPTPYPVDGRSLTSTPFNTTNPLSSYPANISQGPVVPQGMELRSVPQQPVVVVDQPRPLVKQKSLPIQTQIPPKSVSRQKTMPAAIPVNKEMPMSRKSTLLPDEIEHREPKLPFSSVPDTNLPSSRGSKLEPSDLEFREPKLPFTSTVENDPSSDESDADTFDFGKPELSAHLRRQLSAETKPSPEELKSREPKLPFESTSEENHSTTDHKTAADLRKSKLSPTELQFREPKLPNLQDRNPFRQSTSSLSDAEEDLIVYSNDEISSPEQPPPFGHDNHPRGPSPVSFVFQPNAPPKAAARLRQPTIPKITFEDTSSPASQQSGRPSPFY is encoded by the coding sequence ATGTATGTTGGTATTCTACTTGCTATAGCAGCGTTTGCCTCTGATATCTATACTGGTATTGTGCTGCTAGCGTTTGATAGATGGTCTTCTACCATTGAGCCATATGTGCCATTTAGGATTTCCAGATGGCTTTTTGGAGGCTGTATTATTTTGTCAGTTTTGCTCTTTATCTATGATTTCATTGTGGCATACACTACTATACGAACGAAGAACATCAGCTTGAACTATACAGACCCCATTGCGAGAAATGTTTACAGCATTCGTGGGTACCGATACTTCTGTCTGTTTGCGAAGCTCACCAAATCAAGAAGTCTGACAGAGTATGTGGCTCTATTTGTGTATTTTAGTTTCAAAGGCTGGATCCGCTTGATATTTGCAGACTCGCCACGTCAAGTTTTGAATGCATTGACACTTTACTCGGTGCTACAGATTCAGGGGAACTTTGTGAGCACAATTAAAAAGCTCGCACAAAACTCAACGGTTGAAGCTGTGGTAATTGGGTTTATGGCTTTCAGTTTGTTGGTATGGGTAGTGAATATCATCCAATTTGGCTTAGCTTTGATTTGTGCTGTGCCTATTTACATTCATATTGGAGACCAAGCTTCTGGTCTAGAAGAGTATTGCTGTGTTAAGGTTAATAAAAGGATTGCCAGGCTAGTTGAAAAGTATCATCGAAAGGGAATGAAAGAGCTGGCAGAAGCCAATAAAAAGTTAGAGAAACAGCCATCACTTCCTCGAGTCGATACATCCACTCTCGACAGTCACAGTCGCTACAACGAGAAGGCCAGTTATTCATTCGATCAGTTGTCCTCACTTCAGCCAAGTTCCAGCCTGAAACAAGATACGTTTGGACCCGGTCCTAGAACTCGCCCTGGAGAGCAACCGTATCGAAACAGAGCAGGAGTTTACAGGAATCAGAGTGCACCTCGGAGTCAAACACAGCCACAGCTACAGCCACGagcaaacaaaaatgaCACCCTATATCGAGAGTATCCAGTGAATACACCTGACCTTGGCgcttcaacaacatcagttGACTCAATTTCTGGTGGTATTactggaggaggtggatATGGATATGATTCTACTGAAAATGATAATGCACCTCTGCTGGACCAGAATGCACGAACAAAGACACCTGCTCCGGTCTTGCCCCGGAATAATACCAGTCAAACCAACATCTACAATCGCCGACCAAGTGTACCACCAAAAGGTGCCAACCTATCAACTCCTCGTGAAAATTTTGTGCCAAACCAATCAAACCGGAATGCCAATCCATATCAGACTCAGCAACCCAACACCAATTCCAATCCATTCCCAACTAACCAATTCAATCCGAATGTCAATCAATACCAAAATAATGGTCAAAAGCCCTATCGAAATATGGCAACGAACACGCGAGTTCAACAGCCATACCAACCAAGCAATGTCGCTCCTACAGGAATGTCAAATTACAGCCAAGCACCGTCTTTCGGTACACAACCCAACTTTCCAAACACTGTACAAACAAGTGACCAGTCACAGACCGGATTGCAAGACTACGATGGTAGACCACCGCGACCAGATCCATACCGGTTGGTGCCATTCCCGGATCCTAATGCTGAACGACAGCGACCGACGCCTTATCCAGTTGATGGCCGAAGCTTGACAAGTACACCtttcaacaccaccaacccATTAAGTTCTTATCCCGCAAATATCAGTCAAGGGCCAGTTGTACCCCAAGGAATGGAGCTACGATCAGTTCCCCAGCAGCCtgtagttgtagttgaCCAACCAAGACCACTCGtgaaacaaaaatctcTGCCAATACAGACACAGATTCCACCGAAGTCCGTCAGTCGCCAGAAAACCATGCCTGCTGCCATTCCAGTAAATAAAGAGATGCCCATGTCCAGGAAAAGCACACTTTTGCCTGACGAAATTGAACACAGAGAGCCCAAACTACCATTTAGCAGTGTCCCTGATACAAACCTTCCTTCATCCAGAGGGAGTAAACTGGAACCCAGCGATCTTGAATTCCGGGAGCCAAAACTGCCATTCACTTCCACAGTTGAAAACGACCCTTCTTCTGATGAGTCTGATGCTGATACCTTTGACTTTGGCAAACCAGAGCTATCTGCACATCTAAGAAGACAGCTATCAGCAGAGACCAAACCCTCACCCGAGGAGCTCAAGTCCAGAGAGCCTAAACTACCCTTTGAGAGTACCTCTGAAGAAAACCACTCCACCACTGATCACAAAACGGCAGCCGATTTACGAAAAAGCAAGCTCTCACCAACCGAACTCCAGTTTCGAGAACCGAAACTCCCTAACTTACAAGACCGCAATCCTTTTAGACAGTCCACGTCATCGCTCTCAGACGCTGAAGAGGATCTCATCGTCTATTCAAACGACGAGATATCCTCGCCTGAACAACCACCACCCTTCGGCCATGACAACCACCCTCGAGGTCCGTCACCAGTATCCTTTGTCTTTCAGCCCAATGCCCCTCCTAAAGCAGCAGCCCGTCTGAGACAGCCTACCATTCCCAAAATCACCTTCGAGGACACCTCGTCACCCGCATCGCAACAGTCTGGCAGGCCCAGCCCGTTCTACTag